One Desulfobaccales bacterium DNA segment encodes these proteins:
- a CDS encoding cobalamin biosynthesis protein, which produces MISPPRPIKILALTPKGAVLARRLCRSLPGAQCWLSQAQAGEPGDLVFVSLSQTLGEAFARGENLVCVMAVGIVVRSIAPFLKSKACDPGVVVVDEAGQFAISLLSGHLGGANELAHEVARILGGTPVITTATDVQGLPALDLLAVEHGLTIENLPEVRVISMALLEGRPVRVVDQYNCLAEMVSAYPELFVPETDLDRALGIPGPVVYVGFRERPWPADWLRLRPRNLVAGMGCHKGTPEKELIDFIEYTFQQEGLSLLSLKALATIEAKKEEPGLRMAARSLGVEFLWFTAQELEAMPAPNPSPRVARHMGVVSVSEAAALKAGGVELIVPKRKAANATLAVARVA; this is translated from the coding sequence ATGATTTCCCCGCCCCGTCCCATCAAAATCCTGGCCCTGACCCCGAAAGGCGCGGTCCTGGCCCGGCGGCTCTGCCGGAGCCTGCCCGGAGCGCAGTGTTGGTTGTCCCAGGCCCAGGCCGGGGAGCCGGGGGACCTGGTTTTCGTCAGTCTCTCCCAGACGTTAGGGGAAGCCTTTGCCCGGGGAGAAAACCTGGTCTGCGTCATGGCCGTAGGCATCGTGGTGAGGAGCATCGCGCCTTTCTTAAAGAGCAAGGCTTGTGACCCCGGGGTGGTGGTGGTGGATGAGGCCGGACAGTTTGCCATCAGCCTGCTCTCGGGGCATCTGGGCGGGGCCAACGAACTGGCCCATGAAGTAGCCCGGATATTGGGTGGGACTCCGGTCATCACCACGGCCACCGACGTACAGGGGCTGCCGGCGCTGGACCTGCTGGCGGTGGAGCATGGTCTGACCATCGAAAACCTGCCGGAGGTCCGAGTAATTTCCATGGCCCTGCTGGAAGGCCGGCCTGTCCGGGTGGTGGACCAGTATAATTGCCTGGCCGAGATGGTATCGGCATATCCGGAGCTGTTTGTCCCGGAGACTGACCTGGACCGGGCCTTGGGCATTCCAGGCCCTGTGGTTTACGTAGGTTTTCGGGAGCGCCCCTGGCCTGCCGATTGGCTGCGGCTGCGGCCCCGGAACCTGGTGGCCGGGATGGGCTGCCATAAAGGAACCCCTGAGAAAGAACTTATTGATTTCATTGAATATACATTTCAGCAGGAAGGGTTGTCCCTTCTGTCCCTGAAGGCCCTGGCTACCATCGAGGCCAAAAAGGAGGAACCCGGGTTGCGGATGGCCGCCCGGAGTCTGGGAGTCGAATTTTTATGGTTTACCGCACAAGAACTGGAAGCAATGCCGGCGCCGAACCCCTCGCCCCGGGTGGCTCGCCATATGGGAGTGGTGAGTGTCAGCGAGGCGGCGGCCCTGAAGGCCGGGGGAGTGGAACTGATCGTCCCCAAGCGCAAGGCCGCCAACGCCACCCTGGCAGTAGCCCGGGTCGCTTAA
- the cobJ gene encoding precorrin-3B C(17)-methyltransferase has translation MSLGPGFAEYIIPRAQNALAEAQVVVGYQTYIDLVLPLLTDQEVVATGMKAEVKRCQLALDRALAGQRVALVSSGDAGIYGMAGLVLEMCAAQELKVGPPEGEAEVDFHLEVIPGIPALAAGAALLGAPLMHDFVAISLSDLLTPWETIAKRLELTAQGDFVIVLYNPKSKKRDWQLGAVREMLLRHKDPLTPVGIVSRAMRQEQATIVTTLADMLQHPVDMQTIVIIGNSQTHAYGPYMITPRGYRDKYRGQVSGVREKS, from the coding sequence GTGAGCCTGGGACCCGGGTTTGCCGAATATATCATTCCCAGGGCTCAGAATGCCCTGGCCGAAGCTCAGGTGGTGGTGGGCTATCAAACCTACATCGATCTGGTGCTTCCCCTGTTGACCGACCAGGAAGTGGTGGCCACCGGCATGAAGGCCGAAGTGAAGCGCTGCCAACTGGCCCTGGACCGGGCGCTGGCCGGGCAACGGGTGGCCCTGGTCTCTAGCGGCGATGCCGGCATCTATGGAATGGCCGGGCTGGTTTTAGAGATGTGCGCCGCCCAGGAGCTCAAGGTGGGGCCGCCCGAAGGCGAGGCGGAGGTGGATTTTCACCTGGAAGTCATCCCCGGAATCCCGGCCCTGGCCGCAGGCGCGGCCCTGTTGGGCGCGCCCCTGATGCACGATTTTGTCGCCATCTCCTTAAGCGACCTCCTCACTCCCTGGGAGACCATTGCAAAGCGGCTGGAACTGACGGCCCAGGGGGATTTCGTTATCGTGCTCTATAACCCAAAGAGCAAGAAACGGGACTGGCAACTGGGCGCGGTGCGGGAGATGCTCTTGCGCCATAAAGACCCGCTGACTCCCGTGGGCATTGTCTCCCGGGCCATGCGCCAGGAGCAGGCGACTATCGTCACCACCTTGGCGGACATGCTCCAACATCCGGTGGATATGCAAACCATTGTTATTATAGGCAACTCTCAGACCCACGCTTACGGCCCTTACATGATCACCCCTCGGGGCTACCGGGACAAGTACAGGGGGCAGGTTTCAGGTGTCAGGGAAAAAAGCTGA